One genomic region from Pseudanabaena sp. FACHB-2040 encodes:
- a CDS encoding ATP-binding protein codes for MALLTQSLGATSTVIYLTERTADHPSPTLVPVVAHPELPPSWSAADWQQATGVKLLPGAELPDPEQLEPIETPPSWPMPAGSIPEKSQENFTLRLSTSCGASEPKFQAQASDLASEHQLVLPMAHEGLVLGVLVSTRDGHPWQVEERQQAERIADTLTLARVMDQRGQWLEQRLQRKQLTQSYQSETFHDLLHQFRNPLTAMRTFGKLLLKRIQAGDVNQSIAEGIVRESERLQDLIQNFDDAVAVGDADLEASEHPPENAVLALPAAAPLPLPLSLEGAATEESYPRFQDGEEGDEPARSLPSATLGTALRTAPLQWADVLKPLLISANAVAEDKQIRVCAAIPENLPAVWGDKGALREVVSNLLDNALKYSPKGAAVWLLAGLFQEEAERTYQGIAIGDTGPGIPQSDQARIFERHYRGVQAAGTTPGTGLGLAIAHDLIQEMGGHITLFSPASTSGLVPESLAQAKAAGTVFLVWLPQQI; via the coding sequence GTGGCGCTCCTGACCCAATCCCTGGGAGCGACCTCGACCGTTATTTATCTGACCGAGCGAACGGCAGACCACCCCAGCCCTACACTGGTGCCTGTGGTTGCCCACCCAGAGCTGCCCCCAAGCTGGAGTGCTGCAGATTGGCAGCAGGCGACGGGAGTAAAACTGCTGCCGGGAGCAGAGTTGCCTGACCCTGAGCAGCTTGAGCCAATAGAGACTCCTCCTAGTTGGCCGATGCCTGCTGGGTCAATACCTGAGAAGTCGCAGGAGAACTTTACTTTGAGGCTAAGCACGAGCTGCGGAGCCAGTGAACCTAAGTTTCAGGCGCAGGCCTCGGATCTAGCTTCTGAGCATCAGCTGGTGCTCCCTATGGCCCATGAGGGTCTAGTTTTGGGTGTGTTGGTGAGCACACGAGACGGGCATCCCTGGCAGGTGGAGGAGCGGCAGCAGGCTGAGCGCATTGCCGATACGCTGACTCTAGCTAGAGTAATGGACCAGCGTGGGCAGTGGCTAGAGCAGCGGCTGCAGCGTAAGCAGCTGACTCAGAGCTACCAGTCAGAAACCTTTCACGATCTGCTACATCAGTTTCGCAATCCGCTGACTGCCATGCGAACTTTTGGCAAGCTGCTGCTTAAGCGCATCCAGGCAGGTGATGTCAATCAGTCCATCGCTGAGGGGATTGTGCGAGAAAGTGAGCGGCTGCAGGACCTGATTCAGAATTTTGATGATGCCGTCGCTGTAGGGGATGCCGACCTAGAGGCGAGTGAGCACCCGCCTGAGAATGCTGTTTTGGCGCTGCCAGCAGCGGCCCCACTGCCGCTGCCGCTGTCGCTAGAGGGGGCTGCTACAGAGGAGAGCTATCCCCGCTTCCAAGATGGCGAAGAGGGCGATGAACCAGCACGAAGTTTGCCCAGCGCGACTCTGGGCACAGCTCTGAGAACGGCTCCCTTGCAGTGGGCTGACGTTCTAAAGCCGCTGTTAATTTCTGCTAATGCTGTTGCCGAAGACAAGCAAATTCGTGTCTGCGCGGCAATTCCAGAGAACTTGCCTGCCGTGTGGGGCGATAAAGGGGCCTTGCGTGAGGTTGTGAGCAATTTGCTGGACAACGCTCTGAAGTATTCTCCAAAGGGCGCAGCTGTGTGGCTTTTGGCTGGTTTATTTCAGGAAGAGGCAGAGCGAACCTATCAAGGTATTGCCATTGGCGACACTGGGCCGGGCATTCCCCAAAGCGATCAGGCCCGAATCTTTGAGCGGCACTATCGCGGGGTGCAGGCAGCAGGCACAACTCCGGGAACAGGCTTGGGACTTGCGATCGCACACGATTTAATCCAAGAAATGGGCGGCCACATCACGCTGTTTAGCCCGGCCAGCACCAGCGGCTTAGTGCCAGAGAGCTTAGCCCAAGCCAAAGCGGCAGGCACAGTCTTTTTAGTCTGGCTGCCCCAGCAGATCTAG
- a CDS encoding alanine--glyoxylate aminotransferase family protein, with the protein MTTAFSVSNRAVNEAHHLPLAPLTVPERLLLGPGPSNADPTVLAAMNRQPIGHLDPAYLKLMDEVQELLRYAWQTDNQMTYPVPGTGSAAMEATLANVVEPGDRVLVGVKGYFGHRLVDMAGRYGAAVSTITRPWGEAFTLVELRAAMEQHRPQVLALVHAETSTGVRQPLEGIGDLCREFDCLLIVDTVTSLGGVPIYLDDWKVDLAYSCSQKGLSCPPGMSPFTMNERAIAKLDRRQTPVANWYLDASLLKKYWGSDRVYHHTAPVNMTYAIREALRLVAEEGLAARWQRHQQTAEKLWDGLQDLGLNCHVDRDLRLPTLTTVRVPDGIDAKAVSRTLLNDYNIEVGGGLGDLAGKVWRVGLMGYNSNPENVDTLLETMGKVLAELR; encoded by the coding sequence ATGACAACAGCCTTTTCTGTATCCAATCGGGCAGTTAATGAAGCCCATCACCTGCCCCTAGCACCACTGACAGTGCCTGAGCGCCTGCTGCTAGGGCCTGGCCCCTCCAACGCCGATCCCACCGTGCTCGCAGCAATGAACCGTCAGCCCATTGGCCACCTCGATCCGGCCTATCTGAAGCTGATGGATGAGGTACAGGAGCTGTTGCGCTACGCCTGGCAGACCGATAACCAGATGACCTATCCGGTGCCAGGAACAGGGTCGGCAGCGATGGAGGCCACGCTAGCCAATGTTGTTGAACCGGGCGATCGGGTACTGGTGGGCGTGAAGGGCTATTTTGGCCATCGTCTAGTCGATATGGCCGGTCGTTACGGGGCGGCGGTCAGCACGATTACCCGGCCTTGGGGTGAGGCATTTACCCTGGTCGAGCTGCGAGCGGCGATGGAGCAGCACCGGCCCCAGGTGCTGGCATTGGTACATGCCGAGACATCAACTGGGGTACGCCAGCCGCTGGAGGGCATAGGCGACCTGTGCCGGGAGTTTGACTGTTTGCTGATTGTCGATACGGTGACCAGCCTGGGCGGGGTGCCAATTTATCTAGACGATTGGAAGGTTGACTTAGCCTATAGCTGCAGCCAAAAAGGGTTGAGCTGCCCGCCAGGAATGTCGCCGTTCACCATGAACGAGCGTGCGATCGCAAAGCTAGATCGTCGCCAAACCCCCGTTGCCAACTGGTACCTAGATGCCTCACTGCTGAAGAAATACTGGGGATCGGACAGGGTCTATCACCACACGGCCCCAGTCAACATGACCTACGCCATTCGAGAAGCCTTGAGGCTAGTAGCAGAAGAAGGGCTGGCCGCCCGCTGGCAGCGCCACCAGCAAACCGCGGAAAAGCTCTGGGATGGCCTGCAAGATTTGGGGCTAAACTGCCACGTCGATCGAGATCTGCGGCTGCCGACCCTGACCACGGTACGAGTGCCCGACGGCATCGACGCCAAAGCCGTTAGCCGCACTTTGCTAAACGACTACAACATCGAAGTGGGCGGCGGCCTAGGCGACCTAGCCGGAAAAGTCTGGCGCGTTGGCCTGATGGGCTACAACAGCAATCCAGAAAACGTAGACACGCTGCTAGAGACAATGGGTAAAGTTCTCGCTGAGCTGCGCTAA
- a CDS encoding HAD family phosphatase, which yields MVSHIVSDMGGVLVQIEWQQRVAALLGQPISLDELHHLWVTAASTLAFETGQIDFAEFAQAFIAEFDLSVSAEHLMSEFLQVVQAPMPNCQTVLAALKQDFHLSLLSNTNPAHYEKLQSRYGFFDPFDQLFLSFQIGLMKPDEQIFHHVIKALGTDPENIVFFDDGRRNVEVARSIGIQAFQVDSPDALWQVMQPFSAAADKTGPYTPTS from the coding sequence ATGGTGAGCCACATCGTATCGGATATGGGCGGAGTTTTAGTGCAGATCGAATGGCAGCAGCGGGTAGCAGCTCTGCTGGGCCAGCCAATTTCTCTAGATGAACTGCACCACCTGTGGGTTACCGCAGCCAGCACCCTCGCCTTTGAAACTGGCCAAATCGATTTTGCCGAGTTTGCCCAGGCATTCATCGCAGAGTTTGACTTATCAGTCTCTGCAGAGCATCTTATGAGTGAATTTCTGCAGGTTGTGCAAGCGCCCATGCCAAACTGTCAGACTGTTTTGGCAGCGCTCAAGCAAGACTTTCACCTATCTCTGCTATCCAATACCAACCCAGCCCATTACGAAAAGCTCCAGTCCCGGTATGGCTTTTTCGACCCTTTTGATCAACTGTTTCTCTCTTTTCAGATCGGCCTGATGAAGCCTGACGAGCAGATTTTTCACCATGTCATCAAAGCCTTAGGAACAGACCCCGAAAACATCGTCTTTTTCGACGACGGCAGGCGCAACGTAGAAGTCGCTAGAAGCATCGGCATCCAAGCTTTTCAGGTAGATTCTCCCGATGCTCTTTGGCAAGTGATGCAGCCGTTTTCTGCCGCTGCGGACAAAACTGGCCCCTACACGCCTACCTCGTAG
- a CDS encoding PPC domain-containing protein produces MQGTLLLRRLCIFPATLAAVTLTSVAVRAEIYSPIALPNSREVTDTLSEKDIPTGFGGFARDYTVYLESGDQVAIDLISDQFDTLVTLMNKDGSTVGENDDGPDGTTNSLLFARINESGMYTVRVRSYAGQGTGQFQLKVARLREVQ; encoded by the coding sequence ATGCAAGGAACCCTATTGTTGCGTCGCCTCTGTATCTTTCCGGCAACCCTGGCAGCAGTCACTCTGACATCCGTAGCAGTTAGAGCTGAGATTTACTCGCCCATAGCTCTACCCAACAGCCGCGAAGTTACAGACACGTTGTCGGAAAAAGATATTCCAACAGGCTTTGGCGGCTTTGCCCGAGACTACACTGTCTACCTAGAGAGCGGCGACCAAGTTGCCATAGATCTAATATCAGATCAGTTTGATACTCTGGTGACCTTGATGAACAAGGACGGCAGCACCGTTGGAGAAAACGATGATGGCCCCGATGGCACCACAAACTCCCTGCTATTTGCCCGCATCAATGAGAGTGGCATGTACACGGTACGAGTGCGCTCCTATGCCGGACAGGGCACAGGCCAGTTTCAGCTGAAGGTGGCTCGGTTGAGAGAGGTGCAGTAG
- a CDS encoding site-specific integrase, giving the protein MNRKITPHKCLELWQLYATFRRPQIAPSTYQRDYIKFQRRLERLKKQAPHLSSSIEIRDWLLANYSAETSRRTIVQLKACCQWAMESSLLKDNPFQGLQRHIQPAKPTENAYASFTAEERDHVILAFDLLNPYYSDWVRFLFWTGCRPEEARALRWADHIAPDYREILFTEAWPCDCSAPQKTKNYQTTRFPVNDRLRHLLTSMARTSDYVFPGQSGGPFDYHNFQTRYWKPLVHQLKDEGQIAFYLTQYHCRHTWITLALEHLTPQDVSYLARVSVPVLYKHYVGRGRRIIIPEF; this is encoded by the coding sequence GTGAACAGAAAGATCACCCCCCATAAATGCCTTGAGCTGTGGCAGCTCTACGCCACCTTTCGCCGCCCCCAAATTGCTCCCAGCACCTACCAGCGCGACTACATCAAATTCCAACGCCGCTTAGAACGGCTCAAGAAACAAGCCCCCCACCTGTCCAGCTCCATCGAAATCCGAGATTGGCTACTCGCCAACTACAGCGCCGAAACCAGCCGTCGAACAATTGTCCAATTGAAGGCATGTTGCCAGTGGGCCATGGAATCATCACTACTCAAAGACAACCCCTTTCAGGGCCTACAGCGGCACATCCAGCCCGCTAAGCCCACAGAAAATGCTTACGCCAGCTTCACTGCCGAGGAACGCGATCACGTCATTCTCGCCTTTGATTTGCTCAACCCCTACTATTCCGATTGGGTCCGGTTTTTGTTCTGGACTGGCTGCAGGCCAGAAGAGGCCCGCGCCCTCAGGTGGGCTGACCATATCGCTCCTGACTACCGTGAAATCTTATTCACAGAGGCGTGGCCCTGCGACTGCTCAGCTCCCCAAAAGACCAAAAACTATCAAACTACCCGCTTCCCAGTTAACGACCGCCTGCGGCATTTGCTGACCAGCATGGCCCGCACGAGCGACTATGTATTTCCCGGCCAATCAGGAGGGCCATTTGATTACCACAATTTTCAAACCCGCTACTGGAAACCCCTAGTTCACCAGCTCAAAGACGAGGGCCAAATCGCCTTCTACTTGACCCAATACCACTGCCGACATACCTGGATCACCCTAGCGCTGGAGCACCTCACCCCCCAGGACGTCAGCTACCTCGCTCGCGTGTCCGTGCCAGTGCTCTATAAGCACTATGTTGGCCGTGGCCGCCGAATCATCATCCCCGAATTCTGA